Proteins encoded in a region of the Antedon mediterranea chromosome 2, ecAntMedi1.1, whole genome shotgun sequence genome:
- the LOC140039871 gene encoding uncharacterized protein translates to MITLQRSMMKSVVFALLLLTALCVHARIPYGCSQVCPLGCANRGLGPDLCPRCECYLYPKELPPPRPPPPGPPGGCSPICPSGCLNIGIRNGCAKCLCSRRDVDRGTRLG, encoded by the exons atgataacacTTCAAAGGTCCATGATGAAGTCGGTGGTCTTTGCTCTCCTCTTGCTTACAGCACTCTGTGTTCATGCTAGAATACCCTACG GCTGTTCTCAGGTTTGTCCACTTGGCTGTGCAAACCGTGGTCTTGGTCCTGACCTATGTCCAAGATGTGAGTGTTATCTTTATCCTAAAGAACTCCCTCCACCTCGAccaccaccacctggaccacccGGTG GTTGTTCTCCTATTTGTCCGAGTGGTTGTTTAAACATTGGTATTCGTAACGGATGTGCAAAATGTCTGTGTTCTCGTCGTGATGTGGATCGTGGAACAC gTCTGGGATAA